A genomic window from Synechococcus sp. HK05 includes:
- the hemF gene encoding oxygen-dependent coproporphyrinogen oxidase — MLKGLLSRAKAKLGSTPAAAAPALEAPPADSRERAKALLMGLQDSICSGLEQLDGTGRFAEESWVRPEGGGGRSRVMKGGRVFEQGGVNFSEVEGSELPPSILNQRPEAKGHRWFATGTSMVLHPRNPYIPTVHLNYRYFEAGPVWWFGGGADLTPYYPFLDDAKHFHSTLKSACDCVNPSFYEVFKPWCDEYFYLKHRDETRGVGGIFYDYQDPRGVLYKGQNPAGPAAAAGQRVGAQPQSWEQLFALASACGNAFLPSYVPIAEKRQHTPYGERERQFQLYRRGRYVEFNLVFDRGTIFGLQTNGRTESILMSLPPLVRWEYGYQPEAGSREALLTELFTKPQNWLGDASLIGRCQPHGAVN, encoded by the coding sequence ATGTTGAAGGGCCTGCTGTCGCGAGCCAAAGCCAAGCTGGGCAGCACCCCTGCCGCGGCTGCCCCGGCGCTGGAGGCACCGCCAGCGGATTCGCGGGAGCGGGCCAAGGCGCTGCTGATGGGCCTGCAGGATTCGATCTGCTCCGGCCTCGAGCAACTCGACGGCACCGGCCGCTTTGCCGAAGAAAGCTGGGTGCGGCCTGAGGGCGGCGGCGGACGCTCGCGCGTGATGAAGGGCGGCCGCGTGTTTGAGCAGGGCGGTGTGAACTTCTCGGAGGTGGAGGGCAGCGAACTGCCCCCATCGATCCTGAACCAGCGCCCGGAGGCCAAGGGCCATCGCTGGTTCGCCACCGGCACCTCGATGGTGCTGCACCCGCGCAACCCCTACATCCCCACCGTTCACCTCAACTACCGCTATTTCGAGGCGGGCCCGGTGTGGTGGTTCGGCGGCGGCGCCGACCTCACCCCTTACTACCCCTTCCTCGACGACGCCAAGCATTTCCACAGCACCCTCAAAAGCGCCTGCGACTGCGTGAACCCCTCGTTTTATGAGGTTTTCAAACCCTGGTGCGACGAATACTTCTATCTGAAGCACCGCGATGAAACCCGCGGCGTGGGCGGCATCTTCTACGACTACCAAGACCCCCGCGGCGTGCTCTACAAAGGCCAGAACCCCGCCGGTCCCGCCGCCGCGGCCGGCCAGCGGGTGGGCGCCCAACCCCAAAGCTGGGAGCAGCTGTTCGCTCTGGCCAGCGCCTGCGGCAACGCCTTCCTGCCGAGCTATGTGCCGATCGCTGAAAAGCGGCAGCACACCCCCTACGGCGAGCGTGAACGCCAGTTCCAGCTCTACCGCCGCGGCCGCTATGTGGAGTTCAACCTCGTGTTCGACCGCGGCACCATCTTTGGTCTGCAAACCAACGGCCGCACCGAATCGATCCTGATGTCGCTGCCGCCGCTGGTGCGCTGGGAATACGGCTATCAGCCCGAGGCCGGCAGCCGCGAAGCGCTGCTCACCGAGCTGTTCACCAAGCCCCAGAACTGGCTGGGCGACGCCTCATTGATCGGCCGTTGCCAGCCCCACGGGGCTGTGAACTGA
- a CDS encoding Mrp/NBP35 family ATP-binding protein, with translation MASADQALAQALAALEPLTDAGSGRSLLELQWIQQVRVQNNRVVFRLALPGYANAQRERIAADARGALLQVGGIEDVQIELAPPPAPAAAHQQAPIGAAGHGGGGPEKQSIPGVKQVIAVSSGKGGVGKSTVAVNLACALAASGLKVGLLDADIYGPNAPTMLGVADQTPEVQGSGNTQILTPLESCGIAMVSMGLLIDAHQPVIWRGPMLNGIIRQFLYQVEWGERDVLVVDLPPGTGDAQLSLAQAVPMAGVIIVTTPQMVSLQDARRGLAMFQQLGVPVLGVVENMTAFIPPDAPEKRYELFGSGGGAQLAQESGVPLLAQLPMELAVVQGGDGGRPAVLSAPESATAQAFRDLAARLLPLAAPA, from the coding sequence ATGGCCAGCGCTGATCAGGCCTTAGCCCAGGCCCTCGCCGCCCTCGAGCCCCTCACCGATGCCGGCAGCGGTCGCAGCCTGCTGGAGCTGCAGTGGATTCAGCAGGTGCGCGTGCAGAACAACCGGGTGGTGTTCCGCTTGGCTCTGCCCGGCTATGCCAATGCCCAGCGCGAGCGCATCGCGGCTGATGCCCGCGGTGCCCTGCTGCAGGTGGGCGGTATCGAGGATGTGCAGATTGAGCTGGCACCTCCGCCGGCTCCGGCGGCCGCCCATCAGCAGGCGCCGATCGGTGCGGCCGGCCATGGCGGCGGCGGCCCTGAGAAGCAGTCGATCCCAGGCGTGAAGCAGGTGATTGCCGTGAGCAGCGGCAAAGGCGGTGTGGGCAAGAGCACCGTGGCCGTGAACCTCGCCTGTGCCCTGGCGGCCTCCGGCCTGAAGGTGGGCCTGCTCGATGCGGATATCTACGGCCCCAATGCCCCCACGATGCTCGGGGTGGCGGATCAAACGCCCGAGGTGCAGGGCAGCGGCAACACCCAGATCCTCACGCCGCTGGAGAGCTGCGGCATCGCCATGGTGTCGATGGGGCTGTTGATCGATGCCCATCAGCCGGTGATCTGGCGTGGGCCGATGCTCAACGGCATCATTCGCCAGTTCCTGTATCAGGTGGAGTGGGGTGAGCGCGACGTGCTCGTGGTGGATCTGCCCCCGGGAACCGGCGACGCCCAGCTCAGCCTCGCCCAGGCGGTGCCCATGGCGGGCGTGATCATCGTGACCACGCCGCAGATGGTGTCGCTGCAGGATGCACGCCGTGGCTTGGCGATGTTCCAGCAGCTTGGGGTGCCGGTGCTGGGGGTGGTGGAAAACATGACCGCCTTCATCCCGCCCGATGCGCCTGAGAAGCGCTACGAGCTGTTCGGCTCCGGTGGCGGCGCTCAGTTGGCTCAGGAGAGCGGGGTGCCGCTGCTGGCGCAGTTGCCGATGGAGCTGGCGGTGGTGCAGGGCGGAGATGGCGGCCGCCCGGCGGTGCTCAGTGCACCCGAATCGGCTACAGCCCAGGCTTTTCGTGATCTGGCAGCACGCCTGCTGCCACTGGCGGCCCCCGCATGA
- the rodA gene encoding rod shape-determining protein RodA — translation MTLLGLWGRRRSALFAAGGSRRRRWVDRVDKLLWWIPLAMIFVSGILIASTQRQADYADWYQHWVTAAVGLVIALGLARVPVESITRWPWVIYGVTVASLVAVRVVGVSALGAQSWINIAGFNVQPSEFAKIGAILLLARVLSRHPVERPVDLVRPVAIISFPWLLVLVQPDLGTSLVFGALLLVMMFWSGMPGSWVVLFLSPVITAIVAGVFPWLLLAWIPAMGLVAWKSLPWKRVGLSLVLAVQGVFAVATPWLWNNFLQPHQRDRLTLFLDPNKDPLGGGYHLLQSTVGIGSGGVFGTGLLQGHLTLLRFIPEQHTDFIFSALGEELGFVGSVLAVLGFVFWIWRLLQIAGKARTDVESLVVVGVGAMVMFQVVVNINMTIGLGPITGIPLPWLSYGRSAMLVNFIALGLCASAARRGAQRLPRW, via the coding sequence ATGACCCTGCTGGGGCTCTGGGGCCGGCGCCGCAGCGCCCTGTTCGCCGCCGGTGGCTCCCGCCGTCGCCGCTGGGTGGATCGCGTCGACAAGCTGCTGTGGTGGATTCCCCTGGCGATGATCTTCGTGTCGGGGATCCTGATCGCCAGCACCCAGCGCCAGGCGGATTACGCCGATTGGTATCAGCACTGGGTGACGGCGGCAGTGGGGTTGGTAATTGCCCTGGGCCTGGCGCGGGTGCCCGTGGAGAGCATCACCCGCTGGCCCTGGGTGATCTATGGCGTCACCGTGGCCAGCTTGGTTGCGGTGCGGGTGGTGGGGGTGAGTGCCCTCGGCGCCCAGAGCTGGATCAACATCGCCGGCTTCAATGTCCAGCCCTCGGAATTCGCCAAGATCGGCGCGATCCTGCTGCTGGCGCGCGTGCTCTCACGCCATCCGGTGGAGCGCCCGGTGGATCTGGTGCGCCCGGTGGCGATCATCAGCTTCCCCTGGCTGCTGGTGCTGGTGCAGCCCGATCTGGGCACCTCACTGGTGTTCGGTGCATTGCTGTTGGTGATGATGTTCTGGTCGGGGATGCCCGGCAGCTGGGTGGTGCTCTTTCTCTCCCCGGTGATCACCGCGATCGTGGCCGGGGTGTTCCCCTGGTTGCTGCTGGCCTGGATTCCGGCGATGGGGCTCGTGGCTTGGAAGAGTCTTCCTTGGAAGCGGGTTGGGCTTTCGCTCGTGCTGGCGGTGCAAGGGGTGTTTGCGGTGGCCACCCCCTGGCTGTGGAACAACTTCCTGCAGCCCCACCAGCGCGACCGCCTCACGCTCTTCCTCGATCCCAACAAAGACCCCCTCGGCGGCGGCTATCACCTGTTGCAAAGCACCGTGGGCATCGGATCCGGTGGTGTGTTCGGCACTGGGCTGTTGCAGGGTCATCTCACCCTGTTGCGCTTCATCCCGGAGCAGCACACCGATTTCATCTTCAGCGCCCTGGGTGAGGAGCTCGGCTTTGTGGGCTCGGTGCTGGCGGTGCTCGGGTTTGTGTTCTGGATCTGGCGCCTGCTGCAGATCGCCGGCAAAGCCCGTACGGATGTGGAGTCGCTGGTGGTGGTCGGCGTGGGGGCGATGGTGATGTTTCAGGTGGTGGTGAACATCAACATGACCATTGGCCTCGGTCCGATCACCGGCATCCCCCTGCCCTGGTTGAGCTACGGCCGCTCGGCGATGTTGGTGAACTTCATCGCCCTGGGCCTGTGTGCCTCGGCGGCTCGCCGCGGCGCCCAGAGGCTGCCCCGCTGGTGA
- a CDS encoding sensor histidine kinase: MSASGPASLEQLRQRLAEGVPPGCSDDDSVRRQWWAALATLQEDFLLPLGAQQGVWLAAPLPALHEPDLLQQLQGWVWAPAELGDLLQAGSPLLPPGLSSAPARAAGGFQRQPLLEADGTDPLLLVLTPRLQVAMALLGESGQRRLVVRFDPPTLSAALSLLDERLQHTDPQQGQRLRQAIQALGPLQSDEQLAQRFWPRLAERLAAMAPSLTLQPLVHRSSTTDASASTGPSSELALLEALTHEVRTPLATIRTLIRSLLRRSDLPALVRQRLQQIDGECSEQIDRFGLIFLAAELQRQPGSAEPPQALARTDLARLLEQLEPVWRQQLLRRSLAIELSCSPELPPVLSDPARLETVLGGLVDRFSRGLPAGAVVRLSLQPAGARLKLRFSASEAVLVELAEPAAAERVGPVLSWNPGTGSLQLSRQATQRLFHSLGGRLAERAGNDLTVFFPVAQA; the protein is encoded by the coding sequence GTGAGCGCCTCAGGGCCCGCGAGTTTGGAGCAGCTGCGGCAGCGGCTGGCGGAGGGGGTGCCGCCCGGTTGCAGCGACGACGACAGCGTGCGCCGCCAGTGGTGGGCGGCCCTCGCCACCTTGCAAGAGGATTTTTTGCTGCCCCTTGGGGCGCAGCAGGGGGTGTGGCTCGCGGCACCATTGCCGGCCTTGCACGAGCCGGATCTGTTGCAGCAGTTGCAGGGTTGGGTGTGGGCGCCGGCGGAGCTGGGTGATTTGCTGCAGGCCGGCTCTCCCCTGTTGCCGCCTGGGCTCAGCAGTGCACCGGCCCGAGCGGCGGGCGGCTTCCAGCGCCAGCCGCTCCTGGAGGCCGATGGCACGGATCCGCTGCTGCTGGTGCTCACCCCGCGCCTGCAGGTAGCCATGGCGCTCCTGGGCGAGAGCGGCCAGCGGCGGCTGGTGGTGCGCTTTGACCCGCCCACGCTCTCAGCGGCCCTGAGCCTGCTGGATGAGCGCTTGCAGCACACCGATCCCCAGCAGGGGCAGCGGCTGCGCCAGGCGATTCAGGCGCTGGGGCCGTTACAGAGCGATGAGCAGCTGGCCCAGCGCTTCTGGCCGCGGCTGGCGGAACGGCTGGCGGCCATGGCCCCAAGCCTCACCCTCCAGCCTCTCGTGCACCGCAGCAGCACCACTGATGCCAGCGCCAGCACGGGCCCGAGCAGTGAGCTGGCGCTGCTGGAGGCCCTTACCCATGAGGTGCGCACACCGCTGGCCACGATCCGCACCCTGATCCGCTCGCTGCTGCGCCGCAGCGATTTGCCGGCTCTGGTGCGCCAGCGTTTGCAGCAGATCGATGGTGAATGCAGCGAACAGATCGATCGCTTTGGCCTGATCTTTCTGGCGGCGGAGCTGCAGCGCCAGCCGGGCAGCGCTGAGCCCCCGCAAGCGCTGGCCCGCACCGATCTGGCCCGGCTGCTGGAGCAGCTGGAGCCGGTGTGGCGTCAGCAGTTGCTGCGCCGCAGCCTTGCGATCGAATTGAGCTGCAGCCCGGAGTTGCCGCCCGTGCTCAGCGATCCGGCGCGGCTTGAAACCGTGCTCGGCGGCCTGGTGGATCGCTTTAGCCGCGGGCTACCTGCCGGGGCGGTAGTGCGCCTGAGCCTGCAGCCCGCCGGCGCCCGTTTGAAGCTGCGCTTCAGCGCCAGCGAGGCGGTGCTCGTGGAGCTGGCTGAGCCGGCGGCCGCGGAGCGGGTGGGGCCGGTGTTGAGCTGGAATCCGGGCACCGGCAGCCTGCAGCTCAGCCGTCAGGCCACCCAGCGGTTGTTCCATAGCCTCGGGGGGCGGTTGGCGGAGCGGGCCGGCAACGATCTCACTGTGTTTTTCCCGGTGGCACAGGCCTGA
- a CDS encoding photosystem I reaction center subunit II PsaD — translation MALSGQLPKYIGSTGGLLNAAETEEKYAITWTSSKVQAFELPTGGAAHMNEGENIMYFARKEQCLALGTQLRTKFKPRIEDYKIYRIFPGGDTEFLHPKDGVFPEKVNEGRPMVGHNARRIGQNGNPASIKFTGKNTFDS, via the coding sequence ATGGCATTGAGCGGTCAACTCCCGAAGTACATCGGCAGCACGGGCGGTCTGCTCAACGCCGCTGAAACCGAAGAGAAGTACGCCATCACCTGGACCAGCAGCAAGGTTCAGGCGTTCGAGCTCCCCACCGGTGGTGCCGCCCACATGAACGAGGGCGAAAACATCATGTATTTCGCTCGTAAGGAACAGTGCCTGGCCCTGGGCACCCAGCTGCGCACCAAGTTCAAGCCCCGCATCGAGGACTACAAGATCTACCGGATCTTCCCCGGCGGCGACACTGAATTCCTGCACCCCAAAGATGGTGTGTTCCCCGAGAAGGTGAACGAGGGCCGTCCGATGGTGGGTCACAACGCTCGCCGCATCGGTCAGAACGGCAACCCCGCCAGCATCAAGTTCACCGGCAAGAACACCTTCGATTCCTGA
- a CDS encoding anthranilate synthase component I family protein, which translates to MPSPDRATVLAQAEAGSSFIPIWRTWPADLETPLTTWLKVGAGSDHGVLLESVEGGERIGRWSFVVSDPLWTLTVRGDQAEQCWRDGRGHTLQGNPFDLLREALQPYTPSTIPGLPPVGQLFGFWGYELIRWIEPSVPVHPTNPAGPPDGCWMLADSLLVFDQVKRQITAVAYVDCSAGADPAAAYDAAMQRLDGLEQRMHAPLPPGLTPLDWRESPTAELPTTSNRTREDFEAAVLSAKEHIAAGDVFQLVISQRLETEVQREPFELYRSLRMVNPSPYMAFFNFGGWHLIGSSPEVMVKAEPMADGSGRVKASLRPIAGTRPRGVDEAEDQVLEADLLADPKERAEHVMLVDLGRNDLGRVCQPGSVSVSELMVIERYSHVMHIVSEVEGLLDPSRDVWDLLMASFPAGTVSGAPKIRAMQLIHALEHDARGPYSGVYGAMDLSGALNTAITIRTMVVLPAQNGGWRVQVQAGAGLVADSVPASEFQETLNKARGMLKALACLA; encoded by the coding sequence ATGCCTTCTCCCGACCGCGCCACTGTTCTGGCCCAGGCTGAGGCGGGCAGCAGCTTTATTCCGATCTGGCGCACCTGGCCGGCGGATCTGGAAACACCGCTCACCACCTGGCTGAAGGTGGGTGCCGGCAGCGACCACGGCGTGCTGCTGGAGAGCGTGGAGGGCGGTGAGCGCATCGGCCGCTGGAGCTTTGTGGTGAGCGATCCGCTCTGGACCCTCACCGTGCGCGGCGATCAGGCGGAGCAGTGCTGGCGTGATGGCCGCGGCCATACCCTCCAGGGCAATCCCTTTGATCTGCTGCGCGAGGCGCTGCAGCCTTACACCCCCTCCACCATTCCCGGGCTGCCGCCGGTGGGGCAGTTGTTTGGCTTCTGGGGCTATGAGCTGATCCGCTGGATCGAGCCCAGCGTGCCCGTGCATCCCACCAACCCCGCAGGCCCTCCGGATGGTTGCTGGATGTTGGCCGACAGCCTGTTGGTGTTCGATCAGGTGAAGCGGCAGATCACGGCCGTGGCCTATGTGGATTGCAGCGCTGGCGCTGATCCGGCCGCCGCGTACGACGCGGCCATGCAACGCCTCGACGGCCTGGAGCAGCGCATGCATGCGCCCCTGCCGCCCGGTCTCACGCCCCTGGACTGGCGCGAGTCGCCCACGGCGGAGCTGCCCACCACCAGCAACCGCACCCGGGAGGATTTTGAGGCGGCGGTGCTCAGCGCCAAGGAGCACATTGCCGCTGGAGATGTGTTCCAGCTGGTGATCAGCCAGCGGCTGGAAACCGAGGTGCAGCGCGAGCCCTTCGAGCTCTATCGCAGCCTGCGGATGGTGAACCCATCTCCCTATATGGCGTTCTTCAACTTCGGCGGCTGGCACCTGATCGGCTCCAGCCCCGAGGTGATGGTGAAGGCTGAGCCCATGGCCGATGGCAGCGGCCGGGTGAAGGCTTCCCTGCGGCCGATTGCCGGCACCCGCCCCCGCGGTGTGGATGAGGCGGAAGACCAGGTCCTGGAAGCGGATCTGCTGGCCGACCCCAAGGAGCGGGCGGAGCACGTGATGCTGGTGGATCTGGGCCGCAACGACCTCGGCCGCGTCTGCCAGCCCGGCAGCGTGAGTGTGAGTGAACTGATGGTGATCGAGCGCTACTCCCATGTGATGCACATCGTGAGTGAAGTGGAAGGGCTGCTGGATCCCTCTCGCGACGTGTGGGATCTGCTGATGGCCTCCTTCCCGGCGGGCACGGTGAGCGGCGCCCCCAAGATCCGCGCCATGCAGCTGATTCATGCCCTGGAGCACGATGCGCGCGGGCCCTATTCCGGCGTCTACGGCGCCATGGATCTCAGCGGTGCCCTCAACACCGCCATCACCATCCGCACGATGGTGGTGCTGCCGGCCCAGAACGGGGGCTGGCGGGTGCAGGTGCAGGCGGGCGCCGGGCTGGTGGCGGATTCGGTGCCGGCATCGGAGTTTCAAGAAACCCTCAACAAGGCCCGCGGCATGCTCAAAGCTCTGGCCTGCCTGGCATGA
- the gshA gene encoding glutamate--cysteine ligase, translating to MSYPLLLKGFEVELYTGRADGTVVGCSAEAAEALEGFVTEPDCRNLEYTTPPEAGYAAQLELLLEPRRRLRCWLADRELTLLPGSTLSTGDSRRFERSDPANPYHAYIEATYGTRVVTASVHINLGLTEMEALFAACRLVRCEAALLLALSASSPFLDGVATGAHSQRWLQFPLTPEQVPLFESHQHYVRWVEEQLQLGTMQNVRHLWTSVRPNGDNRPHDLNRLEIRICDLIADPLQLLAITAFAELRIQQLLRDPQAHDPLHASALSLEQLAELADANDRAAARSSLDAELRHWRHGEPLLARQWLATELQALAPLAQQLELERWLAPLHSLLQDGNQAQQWLSAHAAGAAVAPLIAAGAAAMAQREGELTAVLATDGAAALG from the coding sequence ATGAGCTACCCCCTGTTGCTCAAGGGCTTCGAGGTGGAGCTCTACACCGGCCGCGCCGACGGCACGGTGGTGGGTTGCTCAGCCGAGGCGGCTGAGGCCTTGGAGGGGTTTGTGACCGAACCCGATTGCCGCAATCTCGAATACACCACACCGCCGGAGGCCGGCTACGCCGCCCAGCTGGAGCTGCTGCTGGAGCCGCGCCGGCGCCTGCGCTGCTGGTTGGCCGATCGGGAGCTCACGCTGCTGCCCGGCAGCACCCTGAGCACGGGCGATAGCCGCCGCTTCGAGCGCTCCGATCCAGCCAACCCGTATCACGCCTACATCGAGGCCACCTACGGCACCCGGGTGGTGACGGCCAGCGTGCACATCAACCTGGGCCTCACCGAGATGGAGGCCCTGTTTGCCGCCTGCCGACTGGTGCGCTGTGAGGCGGCGCTGCTGCTGGCCCTCAGTGCCAGTTCACCATTCCTCGATGGGGTCGCCACCGGCGCCCATTCCCAGCGGTGGCTGCAGTTCCCGCTCACCCCAGAGCAGGTGCCGCTGTTTGAGAGCCATCAGCACTACGTGCGCTGGGTGGAGGAGCAGCTGCAGCTGGGCACCATGCAAAACGTGCGCCATCTCTGGACGTCCGTTCGCCCCAATGGCGATAACCGGCCCCACGATCTCAACCGGCTGGAGATCCGCATCTGCGATCTGATCGCCGATCCGCTCCAGCTTCTGGCTATCACGGCCTTCGCCGAGCTGCGCATTCAGCAGTTGCTGCGTGATCCCCAGGCTCACGACCCACTGCACGCCAGCGCCCTGAGCCTCGAGCAGCTGGCTGAGCTGGCCGATGCCAATGATCGGGCTGCGGCCCGCAGCAGCCTCGATGCAGAGCTGCGGCATTGGCGCCATGGGGAACCGCTGCTGGCCCGCCAGTGGTTGGCTACGGAGCTGCAGGCGTTGGCCCCCCTGGCCCAGCAGCTGGAGCTGGAGCGCTGGCTGGCGCCCTTGCACAGCCTGCTTCAGGATGGAAACCAGGCGCAGCAGTGGCTCTCAGCTCATGCCGCTGGTGCGGCCGTGGCGCCCTTAATCGCGGCTGGCGCTGCCGCGATGGCCCAGCGGGAAGGCGAGCTCACGGCCGTGCTTGCGACAGACGGCGCAGCCGCTTTGGGATGA